One genomic window of Mycolicibacterium neoaurum includes the following:
- a CDS encoding PadR family transcriptional regulator, producing the protein MSEGFRVTHLSYVVLGVTAVRGPTTSYQLKQYVAESIAYLWPLQHATLYREPRRLEAAGLLRSETEDGGRKRQFFTITDKGLDCLRDWLRDPTTSLPAELHDEALLKLHFGELVDPSSMRELAENQIVERKARLAYYADLERRYQDRPDLGYPLATLKAGQMIEKASIAFWREIAETADELAPSCPGSAPPPPLSPIVHTERK; encoded by the coding sequence GTGTCCGAGGGTTTCCGCGTCACTCACCTGTCCTATGTGGTTCTGGGTGTGACCGCAGTCCGGGGTCCTACCACCTCGTATCAACTCAAGCAGTACGTTGCCGAGTCCATCGCCTATCTATGGCCGCTACAACACGCGACGCTGTACCGCGAGCCACGTCGACTGGAAGCTGCCGGACTGCTGCGGTCCGAGACCGAAGACGGTGGGCGCAAGCGTCAGTTCTTCACGATCACCGACAAAGGCCTTGACTGCCTTCGCGATTGGCTTCGAGACCCTACGACATCGCTACCGGCCGAACTGCATGACGAAGCGCTTCTCAAACTGCATTTCGGTGAGCTCGTCGACCCGTCGAGCATGCGCGAGCTCGCCGAGAACCAGATCGTCGAACGTAAAGCACGGCTGGCCTATTACGCGGATCTGGAGCGGCGATACCAGGATCGGCCCGATCTCGGCTATCCGCTGGCGACGTTGAAGGCCGGCCAGATGATCGAGAAGGCCTCCATCGCGTTCTGGCGCGAGATCGCGGAAACCGCTGACGAACTGGCGCCGTCGTGTCCCGGGTCGGCGCCGCCGCCCCCGCTGTCCCCCATCGTCCACACCGAACGAAAGTGA
- a CDS encoding nitronate monooxygenase family protein, with amino-acid sequence MTLPDILRNNLALPVVASPLFICSGPELVIAQCSAGVVGSFPALNARPAPALREWLEQISTTLERRRHDHPELVTAPYAVNQIVHKSNERLEEDVQACVDFKVPIVITSLGARADVNDAIHSYGGIVLHDVINDTFARKAVDKGADGLIAVAAGAGGHAGTISPFALVQEIRAWFDGPLLLSGAIGHGRSILAAQAAGADLAYIGSAFLATTEARNEPAYKEMITTSGASDIVYSNLFTGVHGNYLRGSIEAAGLDPQNLPQSDPSAMDFGSGGNTDAKAWKDIWGAGQGIGPIREVTTTAQLVERLGREYSEARSRLLTESVAPAGV; translated from the coding sequence ATGACCCTTCCCGATATTCTCCGCAATAATCTCGCACTGCCCGTCGTGGCGTCGCCACTGTTCATCTGCTCGGGCCCGGAGCTGGTGATCGCCCAGTGCAGCGCCGGCGTGGTGGGCTCCTTCCCCGCCCTCAACGCGCGCCCGGCACCCGCGCTGCGCGAGTGGCTCGAGCAGATCTCGACCACGTTGGAGCGCCGCCGGCATGACCATCCCGAACTGGTGACGGCGCCGTACGCCGTGAACCAGATCGTGCACAAATCCAACGAGCGCCTGGAAGAGGACGTGCAGGCGTGCGTCGATTTCAAGGTGCCGATCGTGATCACCTCATTGGGAGCCCGAGCCGACGTCAACGACGCCATCCACTCCTATGGCGGCATCGTTCTGCACGATGTCATCAACGACACCTTCGCCCGCAAGGCGGTCGACAAGGGTGCCGACGGATTGATCGCCGTGGCCGCCGGAGCAGGTGGGCACGCCGGCACCATCTCACCGTTCGCACTCGTACAGGAGATTCGGGCCTGGTTCGACGGACCGCTGCTGCTTTCCGGCGCCATCGGTCACGGCCGCTCCATCCTCGCGGCACAGGCCGCCGGTGCCGATCTGGCCTATATCGGATCGGCGTTCCTGGCGACCACCGAGGCGCGCAACGAGCCCGCCTACAAGGAGATGATCACCACGAGCGGCGCCAGTGACATCGTGTATTCGAATCTGTTCACGGGTGTGCACGGCAACTACCTGCGCGGTTCGATCGAGGCGGCCGGGCTGGACCCACAGAATCTCCCGCAGTCGGACCCGTCGGCAATGGACTTCGGCTCGGGCGGCAACACCGATGCCAAGGCGTGGAAGGACATCTGGGGCGCTGGCCAGGGTATCGGCCCGATTCGTGAGGTCACGACCACGGCGCAGTTGGTGGAACGCCTGGGCCGCGAGTACAGCGAGGCGCGCAGCAGGCTGCTGACCGAAAGCGTCGCTCCCGCAGGCGTGTGA
- a CDS encoding wax ester/triacylglycerol synthase family O-acyltransferase, giving the protein MRRLSSLDAQFFAAERAGAESHYCGLSIYDTSDDARPITAGTVAQRIRERIEHYPPLRWQVVTVPFGLDHPVFETVTVDPADHVREVELDISDEQGLRAAVSDDLKVPLDRGKPLWRVTVFHGLPGRTAVAFTLHHGVVDGISAKEVFGVLVDDATSLGTPPAAQGESSGAVSRLGLAARAMLETPVGAVQKVRNIAGSLAHLDQSPVLRSLPGVQELARLIRRDGSPYAVHAPRTRFNSRLSGTRSNGFASVSLEDVKTVKRHLGVTVNDVVLAACAGALRNRLLANDELPEVPLLAYIPVSVRHPEHRRYGNAITSIIAPLPTHLGNRRDRVTFVSDVMKRAKDRTAQIPPSLMADVNDIIPTPMFQMAARGLMDVICSPLVRPPVNLIMSNVPGPSDGLTLLGAPLLAHYPLSLIFDGIALNITVVSYRDGMDIGVVGDADAVPDAADLVEDLRTEFAALLRLTTED; this is encoded by the coding sequence ATGCGACGACTCTCAAGTTTGGATGCGCAGTTTTTCGCTGCCGAGCGTGCGGGCGCGGAATCGCACTATTGCGGGCTGTCGATCTACGACACGTCGGACGATGCACGGCCGATCACCGCTGGCACTGTCGCGCAGCGTATTCGGGAACGTATCGAGCACTATCCGCCGTTACGCTGGCAAGTGGTCACCGTGCCATTCGGGTTGGACCACCCGGTTTTCGAGACGGTGACCGTGGATCCGGCCGACCACGTGCGCGAGGTCGAGTTGGACATCAGTGACGAGCAGGGCCTGCGAGCCGCCGTCAGCGACGACCTCAAGGTGCCGCTGGACCGCGGCAAGCCGCTTTGGCGGGTCACCGTGTTCCACGGGTTACCCGGGCGCACCGCGGTGGCCTTCACGCTGCATCACGGTGTGGTGGACGGTATCAGCGCCAAAGAGGTTTTCGGGGTGTTGGTCGACGACGCAACCTCGTTGGGGACACCGCCCGCGGCGCAGGGCGAGTCGTCCGGTGCGGTGAGCAGGCTCGGCCTGGCTGCACGGGCAATGCTCGAGACACCGGTAGGTGCGGTGCAGAAGGTGCGCAATATCGCTGGAAGCCTTGCCCACCTTGACCAGAGCCCGGTGCTGAGGTCGTTGCCCGGCGTACAGGAACTCGCGCGGCTGATTCGCCGTGATGGTTCCCCGTACGCGGTGCACGCCCCGCGTACTCGCTTCAACAGCCGGTTGTCGGGCACCCGGTCAAACGGCTTCGCCAGTGTATCGCTGGAGGACGTCAAGACCGTCAAACGGCACCTCGGCGTCACCGTCAACGACGTGGTGCTGGCCGCCTGTGCCGGCGCGTTACGAAACCGATTGCTGGCCAACGACGAACTTCCCGAGGTGCCGCTGCTGGCCTACATTCCGGTGTCTGTCCGCCACCCCGAGCACCGGCGGTACGGCAATGCCATCACCTCGATCATCGCCCCGCTGCCGACTCATCTGGGCAATCGGCGTGACCGCGTCACGTTTGTCAGCGATGTCATGAAACGTGCCAAAGACCGCACCGCACAGATACCGCCGAGTCTGATGGCCGATGTCAACGACATCATCCCCACGCCGATGTTCCAGATGGCGGCGCGCGGCCTGATGGACGTCATCTGCTCGCCGTTGGTGCGCCCGCCGGTCAACTTGATCATGTCCAACGTGCCGGGGCCGAGCGACGGGCTCACCCTGCTGGGCGCGCCGCTGCTCGCGCATTACCCGCTGAGTCTGATCTTCGACGGGATTGCCTTGAACATCACCGTGGTGAGTTACCGCGACGGTATGGACATCGGCGTCGTCGGCGATGCCGATGCCGTGCCCGATGCGGCGGACCTCGTCGAGGACCTGCGCACGGAATTCGCTGCGCTGCTGCGGCTCACCACCGAGGACTGA